The genomic segment ttacatttataaatactCATGAAATGTACTTGTAAGATTGTTTATTAGAGACTTTTACCAGATCAGTCCCCTCTGTGTACTTTAATTGCAATTTGTTTTCTTCGTTACTTTTACATATCAGTCCTGGTGTAAAAACAATGGAACCTCTAGAATTAACCTCAAACGGCGTAGTGACATCTATGTTAAACCTTCAGCTGTTTCATTTTGCATCGATGGAACATGGACACCACATGATGAGATTAGCAACAATAAGCGGtttaaaatctgtaaataaacattttgtgtatcacaataacaataaattgcACCAGGGGTTCTCACATACTGTTTTGAATTCAATGCTCTACATTGTAACGAGACTCGATTGCAGACAAAATAAAAGCCGTTGGTATTAAACATCAGTATTCTGCAAAAGAGACCATCGCATTTCTTATTAAATACTGCCATCGTGTGGAAAAAGTGTGAAAAGGAAAATATACCCTACTTCTTCTAAAGGAACATACCGTATCTTGGTTCGCGCTGTTgtttaaaaaggtaaaaattaATTCGATTTTTTCCACACCGGGAAGCTTCGAAGATTGCCCTGGGGTTAGGAGAGACATCGTTCGGATAGCTTCATGGACTTCATGTTTTTTGTATGTTCTACTTTCGTGTATGGAGACATTATCTTATTAAAAAGGTAAGATCAGGAAACGGAGTTTGTGATTAGCCACCCGCAACCTCATATACAAGAAGTGAAATTGTTGCGAGAGAGACCCACACACCCACAAATGGCCAAGAAAATGTGGTTGAGCCGCGAGGAGACGTTGGCGCCAAAGGAGATGAAGCAGGTGGCCCACAAGGAGAATGCCAGGTGCCAAGTGGTCAGGATAGTGGGCAATGAAGGGCACGCCCCAGCGCACAATATGGGTCTCTGTGAAGTTCTTAATGCTGTGATTGGAAATGGAGTCCAGGTAGCCACTCCAGGCCCGTACCACAGTGGCTCCACCAATCATGTACTCTAAAACCACGTTCCTGCCAATCAAAAAGGCCCATATCTGTAACATGTAAGCTGACCCTGGCTTTCGCACTTGGGCACCAAACACCAATGAGGAAGGAGATGACCACAGCCGGCCCGGCAGTATCTTTGGCCACAGTGCCAGTCAGGATGTACTGACCCGAGCCCACCATTCCCCCAACACCCAGCAGGGCCAGATCCGCAGTGGACAGGCACCTCTTCAGGGAGGTCTCCATCATGTCGTCCTCCAAGGTCTTGAGCCAGTGGATGTCTATTTCCTTTGGAGAGACAGTTTACAAATATATGTCCTTCTACTTCAGTAATTATGTTTTTATCTCTTTTACATcttacaaaatgttttctgatACTACCTctgtccatatactgtacacacaagtTTATATACCATTAAGAAACATTTAttaacagctttttagtattaatagaaataattaaattacaaaaataaatgtatacagtatcaatAGGTACAGTAACAGTTTGTCatattttacagtgtttttaatagcatttttataTTGGTAGCCCAAAATGCATTGTCATAGGCAAACAAGAAACTGAATAATTTGGTGGCTGTGATATTAGAATACACTTCTGTCAGTTTTGGAGAATAAACGTCCTGTTCAACTTTAATGGTAGTCTTCATTAGCCATAGCACATTTGTTTAGAACAATAAACTCTTTTTGTATATAAACACTGATGTACACTTAAAAGAAATAGCAAGTCTCTGAAGGGAAGCCAGTCTGGTCATTCTCTGAGCTTCTTGGAGTCGATGATCCTCAGACATCTGCTGTACAGTCTCCGAGGAATGGCTTTGCTCTTCGCTGGTCTTGCGCTCCGTCTCTTCACTTTGGGAGCTCCCTCGGTGATCGTCCTGCGATCTTTCAGCACACGCTTCAGGTGTGTCGCCCGTGACAGCACAGCCACGCACCTGCAGTTCACAGGGAAACAGCCCAGAATCATTAGTGACAGGCCAGGTGCCAGAATGTTACTTTAGTTAGCTTCTACATACCTGTATAAGGGGAAGGTACACATGTATCTGGGTTAGGACTGGAGAAAAGAAAGATACATTTGCCCGTGCCCTGTGCACCAAGCCCAAAATCTGTGTAGTGAAAAAGCCCACTGTTGAGAGCACCAGAAAGCAAAAAGTGATCAAAAAGTCCTCTGTGCACCGTGGACTGAGGGCACTGAACACCAGGTGTGCTGACCATTGAATGGCATGTATCGATACCACTCTCATGATATAACCAAATAATATTGCGCCAAGACAGATAGCTCAATGGGCATCTTGGACTAAGGCCACTGCCTATCGTAGCAATGCGGGAGAGGGAGGAGCTGCTTTGGGTTAGCACAGCGGGGTGTGCCACCATGCTCTGGATGAAGCGTTAGAGCAGTGCCATTatttatttggcattttaaaaattcaaatatttacTGGGCCATGTACCATCGCTCTAGAGGACACATTCTCAAAAGTTGTCTAGACATAAACTGACCCTTCCTGCTTCATGCAATTTTCAGTCTGTTGTAGCTGGAAACAGGACATGGCAACATAATCAGACAGCAGAGACTCCACCGCGTTCCACTCTGACAGCCTGCCCACCCGTCTGGCCATCCTGGAAAAGCGCAAGGGATACACTCTTAGCACATACTGGACAAAACGTTATGCCGACATAGGCTGAAAGGCCAACCTTGCTGCTCTGCTTCCTTCTAACATCATAAAAGGAGCTCTGGCCAGTGCTGATTAAGGGCAGAGTTCTAGGTTTGCTTGTATGGATTCTGTGCCGAGTGAAAAACAATCTCcataaagagaaaaagaaacctATGGAGGTccaaaagatatactgtattcctGCTTGCTTTCTGAAAGCACATTAATTTTAACTTGTCAGGCAATTTGATCAATTGAGCACTACATAGGGATCAGGTTTGTTTTTCCATTGCTAAGAATTGAGGGCTGAGAGATTATTTCCTCTTATTTTCATTCTGTAAATTGGGAGGAGGTTCACTCACTTGTGAAGAAAATGAATGTAGTTGTCAGGTTATATATTCCAATTACAATCAAGTTAATCTTACACTTATGTAAAATTACGCATAACAATGGTTATGTTAAACTATTTTTTCCTCAGGCAGCAGTGAGTCATTTTCCCTCATTACATTACACACACTGCTGAAGAGTGACTTCAGGCTCTTGCGGTACTAACTCTATCAGACAGCAAGATCCAAACACTTCGTTCCTGCAGCTCTGGGAGCAAGCGCATGGCTCTCACCTGCGAGTGCAGTTACAGTGGTAGAGTGTCTTTGGCTCCGGATTTTTCAGGCTGAATTTCACTTCCTGGGGGCCAATTTTATACTTGCACTGGTCCAGATGCTTGTAGCAGTTGCAGCTCTGCCACTTACCTGtagaataatttttaaaaagtctgttACCACTGGGAcaaaaagttcttaaaaaagaaGAGTGAAGCTACTGTGACTGCTTTTTAGCATCCCAGCGATTGGTCGCTCATCTGCATCACCTGATTTTATACATGCATTTCAACAATTTCAAGAATTATGATTCACATCCACCCTCACATCTCTGGACCCTTCCAGAGTAAGGGCATGTGTGGATCCCACTGAtccaaacaaatacagtatgtgattcctGTCTCTTTAACCTGGGGAGACAGAAGTGCTTTGGAACAAACCTTGGAAGATTCTGCTATTTAATGTCCAGAAGGACTGGTGCCAAAAAAAGTGCCCAACTAAAATGTAAGTTATGCATTAGCCTAAATACAGTTTCATAAGCAACATGTGTAAGGTTCAAACGAGGGTCTGGAAAGCTTTATGGATCTCCAGATACAGAGAGTATAGGAAACAGTCTAATGATATTCAATTAAGAACCAAGGCAactattttcttgttttccagATCAGAATATAAAGTATCCAATACTTTATTTTCCAAGACATTACTGTTTTCTAAAtctacttaattaaaaaaaaaatactacactTATAGTACTCTGTGCTGTTCTCTGTTCAGAAATGCTGTTCTTTTAAGTTCTTAAATAAACACGCAGGTCCAGGATAGTCACATTACATTGTCTGTGTAGTTttgaaggggaactgcaatcccaatttctcagaatggttattaaatcttggttacaaaataaatgaattgatGGTATTGGGAAATTTTACAAATTCAGAATTAAGGACAAAATGGTGAATTTAGTGAAAGTAAAGAGAGCGAGAGTGAGAGGTCATTCGAACTGTGACGTGATGTGGCCcctcctgctcactagtcaccgtAAAGACTACTCTAATGTGATGTACGAGCAAATATGTACATGTTGTGCAGCAGGTATTTCAGTGCAGAAATGTTTCAATGTCAACATTTGATGGTTGGCAAAACTATCCCAAAGTCAAGAGCtatatttctgttggattaaaagagatatattcaccagcctgcttgtttacaatgtcatagggccacacaTGTCATCAGAAATTTGGTTGCATCGTTCTAAATTgcactacagtacatggtgGCTGCACACAGCTGGAAATTTAAGCTGTTTTGTGATGtatattggaggttttacatgtcactgtgtacattttagattcattgtggtttgaacaGCACTCATCGGTGCCGATTCTTTCTAATCCGGGAATATAAAAGTAGCGTTGCGGTTCccgttaggtacagtatataagactTTACTCATATGACAGTCCCAATGTGTTGGGCTGTAACATGACATACTTTCATTTGACCCGTAAAAATCTCCACTCTGTAGGAATCTTAAAGTGCTGAACTGCTGCAGCTGCTGACATGTGAGGTCTAAGAGTGGGTGACTGTAGCTTTTCATGGCCCTTGGGAAAATTCTTCTGCTTGACACTTAAAATAGATTAATACTGGAGACTGACTTCAGGCTGAATTCTGAGTCCATCCTAGTAAAATATTTGTATGGAATTCAGGTGTGTAACCTTGGGAATTTAAATAACATAAGGCTTACTGTTCAATTACTGCTTTCCTGAAGGGGCAGCCAAAAGCATGAGTTTATGTTGTCAAACTGGGATCAAGAGGCATCTCTGTAGTCATTTTGAATCTGTCTCTTTAAAGGTGCATACCACCTCAAACAGAACTATCATCCCCCTTCATCTGAATCTGCTTTGTTCTCTCattcttttaatttaacatttctcATACTGCAGTGGACATAGTAATCAGCAATGTTTTCAGAGTTTATTGAACACAGATTCTAGATTGATAGATCAATTAGGAAATTGCCCCTTAATTGTATTCCCTGTCTGAAGTTCCCTGGAGTATTTGATTCGGCAGGAACAACACTGGCATCTTCTGCCGGAGCAGGCTTCGTATATCAGATATCGTATAACAGCCTGATAAAGAAGGTCGTAACACGTAACACATTGAGAATTTGCATTAGGAATACAGGTAACCACAGCAAAAACATTTCCAAGAAATAATTGATGTTTACCACTTTGAAAGAGAATTACATAGGTTTGTTTGAATTTTTGATTGGGGTTATTTGTTTAGACTATTTTGCTATGTataaatgcagtactgtatgtattagtgAAGAATAACAGTGGTAAAGACTTACATCCTACCATAAAATCCAAGCTGTAAAAACTGAGAGACTCTCAAGCAGTGAACGGATGGCAATATTTAGCTCCCATGAGTGACTGCATGAAGCAGGGGGATAACTGTACATTCATAAGTGATGCGGAAGAGAGAAGCAGGCCCTCAGCATTTTGTGTCATCTGAATGACAGAACAGAATCGAGTTCAGCTGCTTCTTCAAGATAACACCACAGTGAGACAGCGGTGAAGCAGAGGCTCTGCGCTACATCTGAACTGTCTGGAGGAACCTCTGTCCCTACTGCCAGCATCCTTCTTGTTCACAACAACCAATAGACCCAAATAACCATGGACTTTTCTCATTTGTTGAGGACCACAAACAGAATGGGAGGACTTTGAATTGGCAGTACAGTGTAATGTTATCTGCTGAAACTGTGCTTAACAGCCCGGAGGACTACAGTTATTTGTTAATATAATCACTGACACctattaaataaactttataggAACGAAAAATTGTCAGCATTATACACTTCGTGAGATCTACTCATAACCTAACTCTCCTGAGTTGCAGTAAAGACTCCCTTCCATCTCCTCTACTTACGTCTTTCTCTCACATCTTGCACTGGTTCAGGGTGATTGAGGGCAGCTCCTCCAGGCCGGGGGTGGCTGGGTGAAGCCCAGGGATTAAGAGTAGGCAAGGCATTCTCGAACCCCTGCTCCAAAGGCAAGCCGCCCCCGCTGGAGAGCGTGGAGGTGGGGGCAGGCCCTCCTGCGTCATCCGCGCGCGGAGCCGACGGGGTGCCTGCGGCGGCCGGCGGTCTCCCCGGCCTCCTGCACGCAGGGAGAGGCGGCTCCGGCTGGACAGCCTTACTCCGCTTGCTGCCCTTCGGCCGGGCGCCGTCTCGCTCTTTGTCGGTCACCGCGTTGAGGTCGCCCACGGTTTTGCTCTTGTGCCTGTGTTTCGGCCTGCATTTCCTGGCAGGCTGGGGTCTGCCAGCCGGCTTGCCGGTTGTGGTGTTGCCTGCAGGGGGAGCTGGTGTGCTGGTGCTGTTGCCATGGACACCAGACCCCCTGGCCTGCGGCCACCAGCCCATGTGCTGCTCCTCCTCCGCCGGGTGTGTAGAATTGTACGCTACCGACTTCTGAAAGGTGGCGAATGGGGCGATCTTTGACGACTTACACCTGCCAATTGATAAAAGTGTCATTAGTGTTTAGAAGCTTGTTGAACATTTTGTATGAATGAGAATCATCTGAAAGGGTCTCTAATGTAGGGACCTCCAGCCCTGTTACTGGAGAGCCCCTGTCCGACAGGTTCCATAGGTCTACATTACATCACCAGTTTATCCAGGTATGGAACGATTGCCATTGTGATCAATTAAACAGAAGATTTGttaattaagtaatttattGATCATTTGGGATTAAAAtcgaaatactgtataaaacctcATGAACCAGAGTTCTGTTTATTAAAAACGATTACTTGACTGAATTACTGTATCAGTATCTAATCTTTAAAAACaggtgacctactgtataagaatAACTGCACTGGAGCTAATGAATTTGAACAGTGAGCTCCACAGATGTGGTTTGCATTCAAGATGTTTGACCATGATGTCTTTGGTAGAGAAAGAAGACCTAATTCAGCAGATCTTACATTACTTTACATACTTTGTGAAGCTGCTGATGACAGCCTATGTATGACCATATTGTAGCTTCTAAAACAGTTCTATAGCTTTTAACAGTTTATGTTATAGCCATCCATATCTTAATATCAATAAGACACCTATGAAGTGCAGACACTCCAGGAGTAACAGATTACTGCAGATGAAAGATTTCcacccagagagggggcagCTGTGCCTGTTGTCGAGAGAAATAGGGGGGTGTCTAAGGGGAAGCCACAGGGACTCCATCAAGCCAACGCCAAACAAGTTAAAGCAAGTACTGAAACTGGAGCTTGATGTCATAGAATTGTTGAGGGCTTTTTCTGCATTATTcagatatatttactgtattatgcCAGGTTTGATTCCTTCCACTTTTTGAAAGTACTTTTATTAGAGcagtgttaaatattttcaatatatcAATTCTGAGTTATTTTCGTAATTCACA from the Lepisosteus oculatus isolate fLepOcu1 chromosome 22, fLepOcu1.hap2, whole genome shotgun sequence genome contains:
- the pla2g3 gene encoding group 3 secretory phospholipase A2 produces the protein MQIRSELLLALFVVFGSVSVVFAEDDVIRSETAGESLDFCYLIRRSASRPGHMYYSFLRRTHFGSLLLYQSTWTEGQRLADCAASGDKTLTDSYWSLCRAEGRSNFSSIPDPRIDTSLLFGPGSPCVTKPVMDVGGNSAQRAKRDLETLKQGHTAASSPSETPRRKKRGWFIPGTLWCGTGTSAATYGDLGVFEETDTCCREHDQCENTISSFQINFGVFNHNLFTVSHCECDRRFRQCLLGVNDTVSNLVGYGFFNVLKVPCFVFEPKLQCVQMYWWGGCKSSKIAPFATFQKSVAYNSTHPAEEEQHMGWWPQARGSGVHGNSTSTPAPPAGNTTTGKPAGRPQPARKCRPKHRHKSKTVGDLNAVTDKERDGARPKGSKRSKAVQPEPPLPACRRPGRPPAAAGTPSAPRADDAGGPAPTSTLSSGGGLPLEQGFENALPTLNPWASPSHPRPGGAALNHPEPVQDVRERRKWQSCNCYKHLDQCKYKIGPQEVKFSLKNPEPKTLYHCNCTRRMARRVGRLSEWNAVESLLSDYVAMSCFQLQQTENCMKQEGCVAVLSRATHLKRVLKDRRTITEGAPKVKRRSARPAKSKAIPRRLYSRCLRIIDSKKLRE